One window from the genome of Amphiprion ocellaris isolate individual 3 ecotype Okinawa chromosome 23, ASM2253959v1, whole genome shotgun sequence encodes:
- the LOC111582988 gene encoding uncharacterized protein LOC111582988 has translation METPRREKYYLNVEFELEPEQTAAGRRHMKMHIINMRNRILTVKNLESLLTFVPSLLHRLTGEPDLSVVTEANGWARSPFFYEDEDMENARYCPLLEKPAQVMMTPAGFRPAAGRLLSPVHPDKTHIAVLKADRRNDILCLQQDDVSIYRVVSSVYSAAEEQVKGWFRLSDYTEDGQMTMSVMCYFPPEKKLKQDEPHKKRQKEETCTKEKLPEHLRL, from the exons ATGGAAACACCAAGAAGAGAGAAGTATTACCTAAATGTGGAGTTTGAACTGGAACCAGAGCAGACTGCTGCAG GCAGGCGGCACATGAAGATGCACATCATCAACATGAGGAACCGCATTCTGACTGTCAAAAACCTGGAGAGCCTTTTAACGTTTGTCCCTTCACTGCTGCACCGCCTCACCGGAGAACCTGACCTGTCTGTGGTCACAGAGGCAAATGGCTGGGCTCGGTCACCTTTCTTTTATGAAGACGAGGACATGGAGAATGCCAGATACTGTCCTCTGCTGGAAAAACCAGCACAGGTCATGATGACCCCTGCAGGCTTTAG GCCAGCTGCTGGCAGACTGCTGTCTCCAGTCCACCCAGACAAAACCCATATTGCGGTTCTGAAAGCAGACCGGAGGAATGACATCCTCTGTTTGCAGCAGGACGACGTGTCCATCTACAGAGTGGTGTCCTCAGTTTACAGTGCAGCAGAGGAGCAGGTGAAAGGCTGGTTCAGGCTGTCTGACTACACTGAAGACGGACAAATGACTATGTCAGTAATGTGCTACTTCCCACCAGAGAAAAAGTTGAAACAGGATGAGCCTCATAAAAAAAGGCAGAAGGAGGAAACCTGCACAAAGGAGAAGCTCCCTGAACACCTCAGACTGTAA
- the paip2b gene encoding polyadenylate-binding protein-interacting protein 2B isoform X1, with product MPEPAEMSGPEVAKTPGGGAPGKEGKEPVANGHAGEGSDANPFAEYMWMENEEEYNRQVEEELLEQEFLERCFQEMLEEEDQDWFIPSRDLNNQGVGQLQQQLNGLSVSDHHSNLEEVARKSILNPEAKEFVPGKKY from the exons ATGCCAG AGCCGGCTGAGATGAGCGGTCCCGAGGTGGCCAAGACACCGGGAGGCGGAGCTCCaggaaaggaaggaaaggagCCAGTGGCCAATGGGCACGCAGGAGAGGGCAGCGACGCCAACCCGTTTGCTGAGTACATGTGGATGGAGAATGAGGAAGAGTATAACAGACAA gtggaggaggagctgtTGGAGCAGGAGTTCTTGGAGCGCTGCTTCCAGGAaatgctggaggaggaggaccagGATTGGTTCATCCCTTCACGTGACCTTAACAACCAGGGGGTggggcagctgcagcagcagctcaacgGCCTCTCCGTCAGTGATCACCACAGCAACCTAGAGGAAGTGGCG AGGAAGAGCATCTTGAATCCCGAAGCGAAGGAGTTCGTCCCGGGGAAGAAATACTAG
- the paip2b gene encoding polyadenylate-binding protein-interacting protein 2B isoform X2 produces MSGPEVAKTPGGGAPGKEGKEPVANGHAGEGSDANPFAEYMWMENEEEYNRQVEEELLEQEFLERCFQEMLEEEDQDWFIPSRDLNNQGVGQLQQQLNGLSVSDHHSNLEEVARKSILNPEAKEFVPGKKY; encoded by the exons ATGAGCGGTCCCGAGGTGGCCAAGACACCGGGAGGCGGAGCTCCaggaaaggaaggaaaggagCCAGTGGCCAATGGGCACGCAGGAGAGGGCAGCGACGCCAACCCGTTTGCTGAGTACATGTGGATGGAGAATGAGGAAGAGTATAACAGACAA gtggaggaggagctgtTGGAGCAGGAGTTCTTGGAGCGCTGCTTCCAGGAaatgctggaggaggaggaccagGATTGGTTCATCCCTTCACGTGACCTTAACAACCAGGGGGTggggcagctgcagcagcagctcaacgGCCTCTCCGTCAGTGATCACCACAGCAACCTAGAGGAAGTGGCG AGGAAGAGCATCTTGAATCCCGAAGCGAAGGAGTTCGTCCCGGGGAAGAAATACTAG